tgcctgtgtaaatgctgCCATAAGGACACAAATGATCCCCTGGATTGAATGTTACTATAAAGAGGCAGTACCAACCTTTGTCCTCTGGTGCTATTTCTTGAGCTTTCTTCAGATCACTCTGCAAATGGCAAAAGGTGAGAAATATTTTAGTGAGTTGACAGACAAGTCAAACTCCAATGTTCCAGCTATTGATCACTTCCTCCAATTCCAGATTTTAAGCTGGAATCCTCAGttggtacatccatttttggacttttgATATACCCATTTCATTCTTGAAGAATAtcatttataaatgcctcatgagcttagttcaatagtcgtaccccatcagaacccaaaatacatGCTTGTTTTACACCAATGTAAAACACTGTATAGCGTCAGAACATGGTTAAAATGATGATATCATGGAGGGTCAGTCCGTAAATCGATAGCTCTGTCTgtatttgagtggttacatttctccaggcccattccTCAGTTTTATACCAATACACAGGCCGGGTTTGTTTCGCCCCAACTTTTTGGAAGAAATGTTTTAGTGCAAATAAACCCATATGAATCGGTGGGGGAAAACATCCTTGTCGCATGGGGTTCCAGTCCAGAAAGCCCATTTTTGTTAGACTGGGACAAATGGTTCACATTCTGAAGTCATGATTGGTATGATAAGAGTGTATATCAACTTTTTTTCTTTACCATGGCTTTACTGTACTCCTTCAGTCCCTGCCAGGCCTGGGCCCTCCTGAACAGAGCTTTAGTGTTTTTCTGGTTCAACTCCAGTGCCTAAAAAAACAAGCAAACATACATAAATCAGACTAAATAGTGACTGCACTTCTCAGTGTTTCTTTCCCTTCctaatcaaattatatttgtcacatgcgccgaatacaacaggtgtagaccaaaCTGTGAAATggttactgacaagcccttaaccaacaatgcagttttcagAAAAtacagttaagaaaaaaaaaaaaaaaagtacacaataacattgaggctatatacaggtggtaccggtaaacggtcaatgtgcggggatcaaggtaatatggacatgtaggtaggggtaaagtgactatgcatagataataaacagtgagtagcagcagtgcaaATAGTCCGACTGGcaatttgatgaattgttcagcagtcttatggcttgggagtagaagctgttaaggagccttttggacatagatttggcgctccggtaccgcttgccatgcggtagcagagagaacagtctatgacaatttTTTTAACCTTCCTCTGACCCAGCCAAGTATATAGGTCGTGGATGGCAGGAAGCAGaaggtgatgcaaccggtcatgctctagatggtgcagctgtagaacattttgaggatctggggacccatgctgactcttttcagtctcctgagggggaaaggcaTCTATTCACGACTTTCTTGGTGTATTTGgacatgatagtttgttggcgacgtggacaccaaggaacttgaaactctcgacctgctccactacagccctgtcgatgtgaatgggggcctgttcagcccaccttttcctgtagtccacaatcatttcctttgtcttgatcacgttgagggagaggttgttgtcctggcaccacactgtcaggcctctgacctcctccctatagagaCTGTCTCATTGTCGgtggtcaggcctaccaccgttgtgtcgtcagcaaagtTAATGGTGTTGGTGTCGTGCTTGGCCACAAAGTCATGGACGAATAGGGAGTACAAGAGGAAACTAAGCACGCAACCCTGAGGGTCCCCcatgttgagaatcagcgtggcagatgtgttgttgcctaccgttaccacctggggacggcccgtcaggaagtccaggatccagttgcaaagggaggtatttagtccctgggtccttagcttagtaatgagcatagagggcactatggtgttgaacgctgagctgtaatcaatgaacagcattctcacataggtgttccttttatccaggtgggaaagggcagtgtggagtgtgactgCGTCATCTGTGGGTTTCCGGgatgatagtgttgatgtgagccatgcggGGCAGTAGTCATTGAGGTAGGTTACTTTAGCTTTCTTGGAAACgggctatggtggtctgcttgaaacatttacagttgaagtcggatgtttacttaaacaagttttaatgactccaacataagtgtatcaaccactccacaaatgtcttgttaaactagttttggcaagtcagaacatctactttgtgcatgacaagtaatttttccaacaattgtttacagatggattaattcactgtatcacaattccagtgggtcagaagtttacatacattaagttgactgtgcctttaaacagcttagaaaattccagaaaatgatgtcatggctttagaagcttctgataggctaattgacatcatttgagtcaattggaggtgtacctgtggatgtatttcaaggcctaccttcaaactcagtgcctgtttgcttgatatcatgggaaaatcaaaagaaatcagccaagaccccagaaaaaaattgtagacctccacaagtctggttcatccttgagagcaatttccaaacgcctgaaggtaccacatccATCTGCACACACGTCACGTTAGCTAATGAGCcaaccagctaacgttagctagttaaacaacgaTGAAATAGTGCCAAATCATgttgttactaccctgcatgaatctgctgggagctaaccaaccaggttcaaatgttagctatctaacattaggctctaactagcaaagcaaacagTTCTGGGATACAAacaatgttagttagctagctaacagtacactaacttgaaatgaaaccacttggTCAAAATTAGacacgtgtaatatctgaaaatgtatctAACTAGCGCTAGACTATCTTACTATCttatacatcatcatgcatgatggatgcgtctccctgtcacggatgcAATCCGGAgttgtttctccatctctttagctatcatactctaattccactgatttcaaaacttgatcctctagaaagtggagagcaacacttaaaCAGCTCCACTACATATTGTTATAAAAAGCCgcgttcgacaggattaccaacattgactgaccagctcaaatagacaaaagccttctatatggcagaccaatccaaactcctctctcggcaagtccagcccactcatctcagccaatcatggctagtgggaaggttttttcttcttctgtggcttaaccaacaaggctagtaatttaacaattttattcatatttacagatggcatacaagtatattattaaggcacatgaaagttgatgttacagaagacatttctgccaaaaaaacacattttgataaaaaataaaataacgtTAAAATGGCTCTGGCCTCCCGGGtgggcgcagtggttaagggcgctatactgcagcgccagctgtgccatcagagactctgggttcgtgcccaggctctgtcgtaaccggccgcgaccgggagatccgtggggcgacgcacaattggacTAGCATCGctcgggttagggaggggttggccggtagggatgtccttgtctcatcgcgcaccagcgactcctgtggcgggccgggcgcagtgcgcgctaaccaaggttgccaggtgcacggtgtttcctccaacacattggtgcggctggcttccgggttggatgcgcgctgtgttaaagaagcagtgcggcttggttgggttgtgtatcggaggacgcatgactttcaaccttcgtctctcccgagcccgtacaggagttgtagtgatgagacaaactactaaaaacaattggataccacaaaattggggagaaaatggggttaaaaaaataataatattacatttaaaaaaaggctctcctgtgaagttgtgacttgcgacatacgtctagtttcctgaaacaggtcacaattggttaggagcaagtaaaacggcagccatccccccGGCGCCATAAATACTGAATAAGAATGTTTATCTACAGACTTAACTAGAAATATTACGGTACTCTACAAAAACATATCCTCAGTTGCATTCACAATGAGTTCCATAAAGACTTTTATAGTACTGACCACGAATGGCCTTTAAATCTTTGCCACTAATAAACAGTTGTACCGTAGTCGAGTGGTGGAAGTGTGATGGGCCTGGCATCTAGGATTTCAGCTGGCCTAAAATATTTTTCTTTCAATTTTAAATTGTTTGCATAATTTCTAATCCAccttatttaaaaaaagaaatccCATAACCATACCACCTCTCCTGTGACTGAGTAGGTCTGACACCAATTATTCGACTGGTCAATTGCTTGGTCGATACGCTGTTGGTCAACCAAGATTTTTTTTGTTGCGCagtagcatatatatatatattttagggcACACGAGACAACTGTCTTATTCGTGCCAAACGAAGTAAATGAATCCATTGCGTAGGCCtaggggatggcacagtccaagaAGTGCAATGTGCAGccacaccctgtctctctccagaatgcgctcTCTCCCATCAATTTGTGCGCTCTCTCCcaccaatttgtgcacattcattgtttcataacttcattgtgtgaattgtttgcgttCGATTGTTAGTGTCTCAAGTTCCCATTACATATATCACCGGTAGTACATTTACCATTAATtcctaatctacaatgtttgatTGGTTACGGTTATGTCTGTTAAGGCATTCAATATACTATTCCAGTCTTTAACCATTCTCATTGTAGGAGCggacacgttgtttgcagagtaaacaacctatgctacacttgtgagaaacatgTTTTTTGTTCATTTCATTCCATTTGAGTTGTGTCAATTTAGTCTTTTTTTTGGAGCACTCCTGTCAATTTTGAGTAATGACGTCACCTGATTATGCATAGAAGTAGGTCTATAGGCTGCCTGGATGCGTGCAAATGTAAGCTTATAAATGTTCCCATTTGGAGATCTGATATTATTTATGATCGGCTTAatgcaccaccactaatgagctgtAGAGCTTCTCAAATTAATGTATTCTTcgcctcaaacagcaagcaaacaaagtctgtttttacagaCATTGACAAttcctcaatgtatttgaaaaatctttccagccctctccctttcgataaccactcagcctgaaatgtcatgctctgatccagtgggaacatcataaaataggcctacccgattacttcttatcccttgcggaaatagcctacagctgtgtctgtcctgaGGTCACTGGCGCGGGAAACTATGAGTGCCCAGAATATGTTATACGATGTTGCATGGATCTTCAGACGGATCCAAGTtcatagttgatacaatgtttcaagtttgttTCAGACAGGCCATGcacagccaatgtgatttataggatttgttattttattaggaTATTATTTTACCTGCAGGCTGTACTGTTTTTAGTTGTTGGCTTTATAAGCTATTTTTGTCTGCACAGGACTGTGCAATGCCCCCATATTGGCCTAAATTACTTACCTCGTCACAGCTGTCCATGGCTTCCTGCCAGAGCTGCATCTTCAGTTTACAGGCAGCGGTGTTGAGAATGCAGCTCACCGCCGTGGGCTCCAGCTTTGCCTGGGCTTTCTCAATCTCCTGCTCATCACCGGCAACTGCCAGATACCTGGCAAGTGACAAGTTTCACCATTTAGTCCTTTGCTaggctggtcccagatcggtttgTGCCATTtggccaactcctatggtcattgtgcATTCAAATGCATGTCATGCTGTGACACAAGCAGGcctagtacacacacactgtaaatcaCAGTGCGAGTGGAGTGAACCCTGGACAACATTTCACCTGAGAGCTTTGGAGTACTTCTTGATTGCAGACTGCCAGTCTTGGTTCTTGAAAAAGTTGTTCCCAATATTCTTAATATCCTCAGCAACACATAGGACTTTGTCAACCTAACCAAAAAACAACAAGTATGGGACTTTTATGCTATTTTCACAATCAGTGCTGCATCAGCATTTCACAATCACAGAAATTCATAGTTCATGTCACACTTCATTTTGACTAAATAAATCAATCCACATAATAGGGGTGTGAACATTTAAACGAAATCGGGATCCTTAACGTTAACACCCCTAaccaaaaaataatacaaaatccaTAAAATTGAAATCacagtgcagttatcacaaaGCATATTCTTTTCCTAGTCATAGCCTAACTAGACAATAGGCTATAAAGTCCTGGAGAAAGTTGTGTAATTTAAAtagaaccagagaggaagaggctaaCTTTCTGCAATTTTTTGTGAATGTGCGAGACATGCAAGACAAGACATTTCGAGATACAGATTACCAAGACATGTGTATGGTTCTTTCAGCCTGCCCCCTCCACTCTCGCACGCTGGCTCACCTGCTCTTTGCTAATGAAGAACATCATAACCTACTGAAGTTGCGAGACATTGCAAGCCAAGACATTGCGAAATGCAGCATTCCATTGCGAGATACACCTTTTAATTGCCTctagataggcctagtgcacggttctgaatGTCTGGCTAGTGGCCGACCTGCCTATActgtgcccctcccctctctcgttAGCTCACTATGAAAGACGCAAGTGTTTGTGTTCTCGGCATCTAAGCTGTCTCCTCCGTTCCAAAAAATACAGAATCTTTGTAGTCGATTCCTAGCGGAATCCAATCTTGACACTCAGAAATGGGAGTCGACGTGCAAGGAGTTGAGGACAGTATTATTTTAGAGTGGACTCTCCGCCACTACATTATTGTCGTTAACAGTTGGGGAAAAGGCAGAGAAAGGCAAGCGACAGCAGCAAAGTCCTGTATGGCAATGCTTTGAGAAGTTAAATTAGAAGGAAATGCAAACTTTGCGAGGTGGAATCGAGGTACAGTAATACAGGTGcaaccagtgtttcccctacataAATTTAGCAGAGGCGGCCTGCCACTCCAAAAGATATGAAGAGGCGTTATAATTTCCGTGATTGTAAAATGTCAGTGTAAACTAAAAACAGATAATGTACGTGGAAAAGATAATGgagctatatatatattttttcataagATCACCTTTTGAGACTGACAATAaccaaaataaaaaatagaacgTCAGCATGGGTATCTTCAGAGAAGCGTTTAGAGAGAAAATGAGGTAGGACTACTAACATCTTTTAAATCAACGTCGGCGTCctctgggtagtctggatgggtGTCCCCTGAGCCGTCGTTCGGGGCTACTCCCCAGTTGTCTCCATGTTTATGCTCACCACACTCGGCAATTACACAGGGCTATGGGGAAAGAATCAAAAGCAAAACTGTAAATACACGATGAGCATTTCACAAGTGTCACACACTACAGAAAAATACTAGGTAATCTACCTGCTGCAAGGCAAAACATACAGCTTGCTGCTGCGTTAATGTTATCGAATGTGGCGGTAGTTATTCTCATTGACTGACCTTGAGAGGTGTGTCCTCGTTAGTCTCTATGGCCTCCAGTGTTTTCACCAGCCCTAACCCCTTCAAGACTTGTCCAAAGACAACGTGTTTGCCATCTAGATGAGCAGTGGGCACAGTGGTGATGAAGAACTGGGAGCCATTGGTGGCGGGTCCAGAATTGGCCATACTCAGCAAGCCCTCTTTGTCGTGCTGGAGAGGACACAGACACCCACATGTTAATTCAATGATGACCAAGAAAACAGAAATAATTTGTCATGCTAAAGGCCAGGAGTTATTCCTATGACTAAAGCCCAGACTTTATACTGGTCAAGAAAATCTCCTATATTATTCAGAGTCATTATGAAAATCCTTACCTTGTAATGGAAGTTCTCATCTTCAAACTTCTCCCCATAGATGCTCTCCCCTCCAGTGCCGTTCTGGTTGGAGAAATCTCCTCCCTGGATCATGAACTGCTTGATAACTTAAATTGATTGACAGCGTACATGTTTGTGGTCATTATTGATCTTACTGCAGTTTGTTACCATAAAATGGATGTACTACCGCAATATAGATGTGATCTATATATAGCTTTGTGTAGGCAGGGCAAACCAGTTTTGGTGATTTCTGGTATATCATCAAGATAAATCACAACACGTTTTTGGACTCATTCAGCAGTCTTTACCTGATTAAGTACAAAAGCACTAGAAATTAATGTTTAAAATTCTATTTATTGTCCAAAAATGTAATTTGAAAATGATGCCGTTGCTGCTTCCTCCTGTTGACAAAACATTGATAAATAGCCCATATTgatcattataaactgggtatttgagccctgaattctgattggctgaatgacatggtatatcagaccatatacaaCAGGTATGACACAATTTTtagttttactgctctaattgcattggtaaccagtttataatagcaataaggctccttTGGTGTTTgtaatatatggccaatataccacgtctaaggactgtgtccaggcactccgagtTGCGTCGTGcaaaagaacagcccttagcattAGTAAATTATCGATATACCACActtcctcaggccttattgcttaactagACCCTAGTCAGGCTGTAAGCAAGCAGGTACGATCTGCTGGCTAACAAACAGTGGAAATGCACAATACTTACTCCTGTGGAAAGGACATCCTTTGAAATGGAGTGGTTTTCCTGTGGTTTTGCCAGTTCCCTTCTCTCCAGTACAGAGTGCTCGAAAGTTTTCAGCGGTTTTGGGGACAACATCAGCAAACAGTTCGAACACGATTCGGCCAACTGGTGACAACATAGCATGACATTATGTGGATAGTTGGTCTttaaaaaaatgcaatttcaaaGTAGATGTAACTCAAAAACAAGCCTTTTAGTCCTCAACTAGCTAATCTGGTAGACACTGGGGTGTTGCATATTTACGAAAAACATGACAGCACGTGCTTGTTGCTTCGAATGGAACGTTAATGTATCAGGCGAATGGATATTCACAAATTAGA
The Oncorhynchus mykiss isolate Arlee chromosome 31, USDA_OmykA_1.1, whole genome shotgun sequence genome window above contains:
- the LOC110505134 gene encoding peptidyl-prolyl cis-trans isomerase D, whose protein sequence is MSNATPVTKPSNKENPRVFFDVDIGGERVGRIVFELFADVVPKTAENFRALCTGEKGTGKTTGKPLHFKGCPFHRIIKQFMIQGGDFSNQNGTGGESIYGEKFEDENFHYKHDKEGLLSMANSGPATNGSQFFITTVPTAHLDGKHVVFGQVLKGLGLVKTLEAIETNEDTPLKPCVIAECGEHKHGDNWGVAPNDGSGDTHPDYPEDADVDLKDVDKVLCVAEDIKNIGNNFFKNQDWQSAIKKYSKALRYLAVAGDEQEIEKAQAKLEPTAVSCILNTAACKLKMQLWQEAMDSCDEALELNQKNTKALFRRAQAWQGLKEYSKAMSDLKKAQEIAPEDKAIGNEMKRVQLKVKEEKEKEKQIYAKMFA